A genomic window from Halorubrum lacusprofundi ATCC 49239 includes:
- a CDS encoding uracil-DNA glycosylase family protein has product MQNVTDRTRNPFGMRPDCESFVPGYGDANADFHVVGDHPGVHGGVDAGIPFTGEPWSTAFLSALAEGGLIGGFDDSADDPATIDDSADGAETADPIVADRTFFSYLHMCVPDGVPDEASYNDMERFFDAELRAIAAHVLLPVGARATDHVLQQYTSRAHKTEIDMDALHAEELLGSGWLVLPIKDPAEWTEGDGDRLAAALRELQSTDFRRESDLGRFIAGSEPYLVR; this is encoded by the coding sequence GTGCAGAACGTTACGGACCGAACGCGAAACCCGTTCGGGATGCGCCCGGACTGCGAGTCGTTCGTCCCCGGCTACGGCGACGCCAACGCCGACTTTCACGTAGTCGGCGACCACCCCGGCGTCCACGGCGGCGTCGACGCGGGCATCCCGTTCACCGGCGAACCGTGGTCGACCGCATTCCTCTCGGCGCTGGCCGAGGGAGGCCTGATCGGGGGGTTCGACGACTCGGCGGATGACCCAGCGACGATCGACGACTCGGCAGACGGCGCCGAGACCGCGGACCCGATCGTCGCTGACCGGACGTTCTTCTCGTACCTCCACATGTGCGTCCCCGACGGTGTCCCGGACGAGGCGTCGTACAACGACATGGAGCGGTTTTTCGACGCGGAGCTCCGGGCCATCGCGGCCCACGTCCTCCTCCCGGTCGGCGCCCGCGCGACCGACCACGTCCTCCAGCAGTACACATCGCGTGCGCACAAGACCGAGATCGACATGGACGCGCTCCACGCCGAGGAGCTGCTCGGGTCCGGGTGGCTCGTCCTCCCGATCAAAGACCCCGCGGAGTGGACCGAAGGCGACGGCGACCGACTCGCCGCGGCGCTCCGCGAGCTCCAATCGACGGACTTCCGTCGCGAGAGCGACCTCGGTCGCTTCATCGCGGGCAGTGAACCGTATCTCGTCAGGTGA
- a CDS encoding asparagine synthase C-terminal domain-containing protein, whose protein sequence is MTTPSSSDLRGASPDRICDALRGGDPLPGGRGFAGLLRDPPNREGPVLVRDVLGREPLFVERGGADPASGGDPTDSGIWSFDRTDLDDPEPVPAGTVASSAGAERVWSLPDEEPVDAESGQAAVDEALGAVLGEIKTEANRNDLAVAFSGGIDSGVVAAAVPDAPCYVAGFEGCHDIEAAREAATAMELDLRVVEITHDDLVRAVGAVAAATGRRNPMDVAIAVPLYLAAEAAATDGIDRLAVGQGADELFGGYSKVVNPAGDDRVAAETVRGARTETVRTLPEQLDRDVLALRAAGVEPVAPLLDDRLVAAALALPGELLASDDERKVALRRAATDRVPESVRTADKKAVQYGTYVSREIDRLARRAGFKRRMDDHVGQYLDALLAEQ, encoded by the coding sequence ATGACGACCCCTTCCTCCTCCGATCTGCGAGGCGCGTCACCCGATCGCATCTGCGACGCCCTCCGCGGCGGCGACCCCCTCCCCGGCGGGCGCGGCTTCGCCGGACTCCTCCGCGATCCCCCGAACCGCGAGGGGCCGGTACTTGTTCGTGACGTCCTCGGCCGCGAGCCACTGTTCGTCGAGCGGGGCGGCGCGGATCCGGCGTCTGGGGGTGATCCTACTGACTCCGGTATCTGGAGCTTCGATCGGACCGACCTCGACGACCCGGAACCCGTTCCAGCCGGGACCGTCGCGTCGAGTGCGGGGGCCGAGCGCGTCTGGTCGCTCCCGGACGAGGAGCCGGTCGACGCAGAGTCCGGACAGGCCGCGGTCGACGAGGCACTCGGCGCTGTGCTCGGCGAGATCAAAACGGAGGCGAACAGAAACGACCTCGCGGTCGCCTTCTCCGGCGGCATCGACTCCGGAGTCGTCGCTGCCGCGGTCCCGGACGCGCCGTGTTACGTCGCCGGCTTCGAGGGCTGTCACGACATTGAGGCCGCTCGCGAGGCCGCCACGGCGATGGAACTTGATCTCCGAGTCGTCGAGATCACTCACGACGACCTCGTGCGCGCAGTCGGAGCGGTCGCCGCGGCGACCGGACGGCGCAATCCGATGGACGTCGCGATCGCGGTCCCGCTGTATCTCGCGGCGGAGGCGGCCGCGACGGACGGTATCGATCGACTTGCGGTGGGACAGGGCGCCGACGAGCTGTTCGGTGGCTACAGCAAGGTCGTCAACCCCGCCGGCGACGACCGCGTCGCAGCGGAGACGGTGCGGGGCGCACGGACTGAGACCGTCCGGACGCTTCCGGAACAGCTCGATCGCGACGTGCTCGCGCTCCGCGCCGCCGGGGTCGAGCCGGTCGCGCCGCTCTTGGACGACCGGCTCGTTGCGGCCGCGCTCGCGCTGCCGGGCGAACTGCTCGCGAGCGACGACGAGCGCAAGGTCGCGCTCCGGCGGGCGGCAACCGATCGAGTGCCGGAGTCGGTCCGGACGGCCGACAAGAAGGCGGTCCAGTACGGCACGTACGTCTCGCGAGAGATCGACCGGCTCGCGCGGCGGGCGGGGTTCAAGCGACGCATGGACGACCACGTCGGGCAGTACCTCGACGCGCTGCTGGCGGAGCAGTAG
- a CDS encoding PHP domain-containing protein, with product MLSVELHTHSALSYDGRDPVDLLLEQAAAVGLDALAVTDHDEIDASIEAAEKAPDYGLVGIVGMEVTSAAGHILAFGISERVESGLPYDETLDRIRDQGGIAVIPHPFQKSRHGVAAHITDEQLASADALEVYNSRLFTGRSNRQAEKFAIRNRIPMTAGSDAHISEMVGQAVTEVGADDRSAEAILNGIADGRTSVVGKRTPWRVSLRQFSGGAKRRALRALNALR from the coding sequence GTGTTATCGGTCGAGCTGCACACGCATTCCGCGCTGTCCTACGACGGGCGCGATCCGGTCGACCTCCTCTTGGAGCAGGCGGCGGCGGTCGGACTGGACGCGCTCGCCGTTACGGACCACGACGAGATCGACGCCAGCATCGAGGCGGCCGAGAAGGCCCCCGACTACGGGCTCGTCGGCATCGTTGGCATGGAGGTGACGAGCGCGGCCGGCCACATCCTCGCGTTCGGCATCAGCGAGCGCGTCGAGAGCGGGCTCCCGTATGACGAGACGCTCGATCGGATCCGCGACCAGGGCGGGATCGCGGTCATTCCCCATCCCTTCCAGAAGTCCCGCCACGGCGTCGCCGCTCACATCACCGACGAACAGTTGGCGAGCGCCGACGCCCTCGAAGTGTACAACTCCCGGCTGTTCACCGGGCGATCGAACCGGCAGGCCGAGAAGTTCGCGATCCGGAACCGGATTCCGATGACCGCCGGCAGCGACGCCCACATCTCGGAGATGGTGGGACAGGCCGTAACCGAGGTCGGCGCCGACGACCGTTCGGCCGAGGCGATCCTCAACGGGATCGCCGACGGACGAACCAGCGTCGTCGGGAAACGAACCCCGTGGCGCGTCTCGCTCCGCCAGTTCAGCGGCGGCGCCAAGCGCCGCGCGCTCCGCGCGCTGAACGCGCTCCGCTGA
- a CDS encoding DUF7513 family protein, whose amino-acid sequence MSRFDKFFAGFSFRESTPDYEPGDVIEVMVTGTEGGDAVARIGDSMLRIEDAPADAVNTRVLVVVETWDEAGHRGTGTYRETVGKSAF is encoded by the coding sequence ATGAGCCGCTTCGACAAGTTCTTCGCCGGGTTCTCGTTCCGAGAGTCGACTCCCGACTACGAGCCGGGCGACGTGATCGAGGTGATGGTCACCGGCACGGAGGGCGGCGACGCCGTCGCCCGCATCGGCGACTCAATGCTCCGGATCGAGGACGCGCCGGCCGACGCCGTGAACACTCGCGTGCTGGTCGTGGTCGAGACGTGGGACGAGGCGGGCCACCGCGGTACCGGGACGTACCGCGAGACGGTCGGCAAAAGCGCGTTCTGA
- a CDS encoding Na+/H+ antiporter NhaC family protein has protein sequence MTDPSDSDPIDRTGDEPPDCDAPGGGGSGATDETMTAGGAANDDELVTDGGLSAETGTGTDSGPRITFYGGKWASTIPLAFFITWAIFQSGVLGIGDTQGLVIGALLGTILGMFFVRGDWKVYADTIFEGMTQRVAATAIVAWLWAGMFADTLQVGGFVEGLIFAADALNVGAATFPAAAFVLCGLLATGIGTGYGATIAFVTLFFPAGVLIGANPVLLFAAILSGAVFGDNLAPVSDTTIVSAVTQDADIGGVVASRFKYAIAAAIPAFIAYLIMGSALSGASLEGSVALRESATALGLVHLFSMGIVIATAIAGRHIVEAISWGIVVAVAFNIAFGLSSVSDILAFTVTEAGRFTALPFVVVGETAGVGGSLYSGAIGFFPLIVLTLLIVSMAQIMIRGGGFAAIQEFLLNSVATNVRRAELTMVLGTATINGMITINTAAEIAIAPYIARIGEKFNINGYRRANILDANTSALGYIFPWAGGVLVGYQVMVGPDGLGAQYGPEMVVNPIEVVPYVFHGWFLVIVFLLAAITGFGREYIPDRTSEEVSRA, from the coding sequence ATGACCGACCCATCCGACAGCGACCCGATCGATCGGACCGGCGACGAACCACCCGACTGCGACGCCCCCGGTGGGGGCGGATCCGGCGCAACTGACGAGACCATGACCGCCGGTGGGGCCGCGAACGACGACGAACTCGTGACCGACGGGGGGCTCAGCGCCGAGACGGGAACGGGGACGGACTCAGGACCGCGGATCACGTTCTACGGCGGGAAGTGGGCGAGCACGATCCCGCTCGCCTTCTTCATCACCTGGGCCATCTTCCAGAGCGGTGTCCTCGGCATCGGCGACACGCAGGGCCTCGTCATCGGGGCGCTGCTCGGGACGATCCTCGGGATGTTCTTCGTACGCGGAGACTGGAAGGTGTACGCCGACACCATCTTCGAGGGGATGACCCAGCGCGTCGCCGCGACGGCGATCGTCGCGTGGCTGTGGGCCGGCATGTTCGCCGACACGCTACAGGTCGGCGGATTCGTCGAGGGACTCATCTTCGCCGCCGACGCCTTGAACGTCGGCGCGGCGACGTTCCCGGCTGCGGCGTTCGTCCTCTGTGGCCTGCTCGCGACCGGGATCGGGACGGGGTACGGTGCCACCATCGCGTTCGTGACCCTCTTTTTCCCAGCCGGGGTCCTCATCGGCGCGAACCCGGTGCTGCTGTTCGCGGCGATCCTTTCGGGCGCCGTCTTCGGCGATAACCTCGCGCCCGTCAGCGACACGACGATCGTAAGCGCGGTGACGCAGGACGCCGACATCGGCGGCGTCGTCGCCTCGCGGTTCAAATACGCGATTGCGGCGGCTATCCCGGCGTTCATCGCCTACCTGATCATGGGGTCGGCGCTGTCGGGAGCGAGCCTCGAAGGGTCGGTCGCGCTCCGCGAGTCAGCGACTGCGCTCGGTCTGGTTCACTTGTTCTCGATGGGCATCGTCATCGCGACGGCGATCGCGGGACGGCACATCGTTGAGGCGATCTCGTGGGGGATCGTCGTCGCCGTCGCGTTCAACATCGCGTTCGGCCTCTCGTCGGTGAGCGACATCCTCGCGTTCACCGTGACCGAGGCCGGGAGGTTCACCGCGCTGCCGTTCGTCGTGGTCGGCGAGACCGCGGGCGTGGGCGGGAGCCTCTACTCGGGCGCGATCGGCTTCTTCCCGCTCATCGTGTTGACGCTGCTGATCGTGTCGATGGCGCAGATCATGATCCGCGGCGGCGGGTTCGCGGCGATCCAGGAATTCCTGCTCAATTCCGTCGCGACCAACGTCCGCCGCGCCGAGCTGACGATGGTCCTCGGCACGGCGACGATTAACGGGATGATCACAATCAACACGGCTGCGGAGATCGCGATCGCGCCGTACATCGCGCGGATCGGCGAGAAGTTCAACATCAACGGCTACCGGCGGGCGAACATCTTGGACGCGAACACCTCCGCGCTCGGGTACATCTTCCCGTGGGCCGGCGGCGTCCTCGTCGGGTATCAGGTGATGGTCGGTCCAGACGGACTCGGCGCCCAGTACGGCCCCGAGATGGTGGTCAACCCCATCGAGGTCGTGCCGTACGTGTTCCACGGCTGGTTCCTCGTGATCGTCTTCCTGCTAGCCGCGATCACCGGATTCGGGCGGGAGTACATTCCCGACCGGACCTCTGAGGAGGTGTCGCGCGCATGA
- a CDS encoding 30S ribosomal protein S15, producing the protein MARMHTRRRGSSGSDKPATDENPEWSDVDAEDIESRVVELAEQGHDPSVIGLKLRDEGVKGVPVPDVKLATGKKLTDILEAHDADSEFPEDLRNLMAQAVRLREHMAENGQDHQNKRSLQNTESKIRRLANYYRGDEIDEEFTYTHELAAELLEDE; encoded by the coding sequence ATGGCACGAATGCACACGCGCCGTCGCGGTTCGTCCGGTTCGGACAAGCCGGCGACGGACGAGAACCCGGAGTGGAGCGACGTCGACGCCGAGGACATCGAGTCCCGCGTCGTCGAACTAGCGGAGCAGGGCCACGACCCCAGCGTCATCGGACTCAAGCTCCGTGACGAGGGCGTCAAGGGCGTTCCGGTGCCCGACGTGAAGCTGGCCACCGGCAAGAAGCTCACCGATATCTTAGAAGCGCACGACGCGGATTCGGAGTTCCCCGAGGACCTCCGCAACCTGATGGCCCAGGCCGTCCGCCTGCGCGAACACATGGCGGAGAACGGACAGGACCACCAGAACAAGCGCTCGCTCCAGAACACGGAGTCGAAGATTCGCCGCCTCGCGAACTACTACCGTGGCGACGAGATCGACGAGGAGTTCACGTACACCCACGAGCTCGCCGCCGAGCTCCTCGAAGACGAGTAG